GCACCGTGTCGATGTCCAGCGGCGAGAGCGTGCGCAGGTCGACGATCTCGGCCTCGATCCCCTCCTTCGCCAGCGTTGCCGCCGCTTCCAGCGCGCGATGCACCATCAGCCCGTAGGTGACGATCGACACGTCCTTGCCGTCGCGCACGATATTGGCCTCGCCGAACGGGATGGCATAGGCGCCTTCCGGGACGTCGCCTTCCAGGCCGTAGAGATTCTTGTGCTCGCAGAAGATGACCGGATCGTTGTCGCGGATCGCCTGGATCAGCAGGCCCTTGGTGTCGTACGGCGTGGACGGGCACACCACCTTCAGCCCGGGGATATGCGTGAACAGCGGCGTCAGCATCTGGCTGTGCTGCGCGGCGGCGCGGAAGCCCGCGCCGACCATGGCGCGGATCACCACCGGGGTCTCGGCCTTGCCGCCGAACATGTAGCGGAACTTGGCGGCCTGGTTGAAGATCTGGTCGAAGCAAACGCCCATGAAGTCGATGAACATCAGTTCCGCGATCGGGCGCATGCCGCACGCCGCGGCGCCGATGGCGGCGCCCACGTAAGCAGATTCGGACAGCGGCGTGTCCAGCAGCCGGTCGCCGTGCTTGGCATAGAGGCCCTTGGTCACGCCCAGCACGCCGCCCCAGGCGTCTTTCTCGCCGTCCGCGCCGGCGCCGCCGACGATGTCCTCGCCCAGCATGATGACGCTGGGGTCGCGGGTCATTTCCTGGTCGATCGCCTCGTTGATCGCCAGCTTGATGCTCAGTTTGCGAGCCATGTCTGTCTCCTGTGTATGAATTGCGCGCGGCGGATCAGTAGCTGACGTAGACGTCGGTCAGCAGGTCTTCAGGGCCCGGCTGCGGCGCCGCCTTGGCTTCCTGCACGGCGTGCTCGATCAGCGCGGCGACTTCGCGGTCGATCGCGTCGAGTTCTTCACGTGCAACCACGCCTGCCTGCGTCACGGTGCGGCCGAACAGCTTCAGGCAATCCTTGTTGGCGCGGATATCGTCGAGCTCACCGGCGGCGCGGTAGGTCTGCGCATCGCCTTCGAAGTGGCCGTAGAAGCGGACCATCTTGCATTCGAGCAGCGACGGCCCGCCGCCTTCGCGCGCGCGGCGGATGACTTCGCCGGCGGCTTCGTGGACCGCGAAGAAATCGGTGCCGTCCACGGTCACGCCCGGAATGCCGAAGCCCGCGGCGCGATCGACATAGCTGTCGACCGCGGTGCCGTAGTCGCGCGAGGTCGATTCGGCGTAGCCGTTGTTCTCGATCACGAAGATCACCGGCAGGTTCCACACCGCGGCCAGGTTCAGGCTTTCGAGGAAGGTGCCCTGGTTGGAGGCGCCATCGCCGCAGAAGGTGATGCCGACCTCGCCCTTGCCGCGGAACTTGGCTGCCAGCGCGGCGCCGCAGATCAGCGGCGCGCCCGCGCCGAGGATGCCGTTGGCGCCCATCATGCCCTTGGACAGGTCGGCGATATGCATCGAGCCGCCCTTGCCGTTGCACGAACCGCCCTTCTTGCCGTAGATCTCCTTCATCATCGCCACCGGGTCGACGCCCTTGGCAATGCAGTGGCCATGGCCGCGGTGCGTGCTGGCGATACGATCGCCGTCGTGCAGGTGGTGCAGGATGCCGACGCCCGCGGCTTCTTCGCCCGCGTACAGGTGGACGAAGCCCGGGATGTCGCCGCGCGCGAAGTCCACGTGCAGGCGCTCCTCGAAATCGCGGATGGTGCGCATTTTCCGGTACACCGTCAGCAGCGTCTCTTTGTCGAGCGGCAGCGCGGCAGTATCTTGCGAAGCTCTGGCTGTCATGTCTGTCTCCTTCGTTTTCAGGTGTTGCACTTCAAGAAAGCGGGGGATGCGCGGCGGGCGTGTTCACGCCAGGGCGTGCTGCGGCACGCTGCGCATCAGGTGGTGGCGCGCCGCGTGGCGCATGCAGGCGGCGACGTCGATGCTGCGGAAGGCGTGGTCGTGCAGCGTGACGGTGACTTCGTCGTCGGGGCCGAAGGTCAGCTCGCGTTCGCCATCCAGCGCGACCACGCCACTGCGCTGGCGCACGCGATGCGGACGGCCGTGCGCGAGCCGCTGCCAGCCGGCAATCGGCACGGTGCACATCAGGCCCGGCGCGATCGGCGCGCGCAGGTCGAACTCGCCCGCGCCCGGCGCGGCCAGTTCGATCGCCAGGCCGCCGGCTTCGCGCCGCCCCACCGGCTCGAGCAAGCCGGCGATCGACGACAGCCCGATCGCCTCCGGGTCGGCAAAGGACACGTAGACCGCGGCCAGCGTTTCGGTCTTCCACAGTGCGCGCGCGCCGATGAAGTGTTCGTGCGAGATCACCGCATCGACCAGCGCGATGTCGCGGCGGAAATTGCCATTGCCGTCGCGGATAACGATGTCCAGGCGCTTGTTCGACGCCAGCGCCTGGCTGGCGGGAATGCGGCCGGTGGCATAGAGGCCGGTGGCGAGCCCGGTGACGGTGGGTTCGCGCATCTCGGGGTAGGCGTTGTTGGTGCCGGTCGACAGTCCCGCGATCGGCACCGCGCCGCACTCGCGCACCACGGCGCGGTGGGTGCCGTCGCCGCCCAGCACGATGATGGCGGCCACGCCGGCATCGGCCATGCAGCGCGCGGCATGCAGCGTGTCGTCGACGCGCGAGGCCACCGGCATGTCCAGATACGCGACCTCGGGCAAGCTCGAATCCGGTCCCTGGCGGTGCGCCAGGTGCCGCGCCAGCATGACGCGCAGGCCCTCGCGGTCGGGCATCATCAGCACGCGCCGCACCCCGCAGGCTGACAGCGCGGCCAGCAGGCGCAGCACGATATTGACGCGGTCGGACAGCTGCAGGCTGTTGGCGTTGGCGATCACGCGGCGGATGTCGCGCGCCGAAACCGGATTGGCGATGATGCCGACCAGCGGCGCATCGGCGGACCTTGGCTGCCCCATTGCCTGTCTCCTGTGTTGTGGTTGTCGTGACAGGCGTATTTGCAATGGCTGTGCCAGTGGCCGGAGGGCACCGCGACGGCGGAAAACGCGCGTTGCGAGGCGCGGGCTTCAGGGATAACCCGCAAAAACCGGTCGCGCTTCGGCCCAGGGAACGGACTGAACCGCCGCCATGGCGAGACAGGTGTCACAGTACAGGTGTACGGACTGGACAACCGTATCGCTGCTGTGCCCGGCCGGCCGGGCCGACCGCACCGATGACTTGCGGGAATACCTCGATCGCCAATATTCAATGGTGCGGGGCGGCCGCCTGCGCCAGACTTTCGTCCTCGCGATGACGAGTTCGCCGCCCCCCCGGCGAAGACGACGAGGAGACGAAATGGATACCCGCTGGATCGCGGTACTGGTGGAAAAATTCGGCCACAGCTTCAGTGGCTATGACCTGCACAGCGGCGAGCGCCGCTTTTCCGTCGCGCTGCCGGAATACCCCCACGAATTCGCCGTCGACCGAGACCGGCTGCTTGGCTATGTCGGCCACTACGGCGTACAGACCTTTGCGCATCCGGGCGATGGCGGCGCCGCGGTGATCGCCGTCGACCTGGCCCGCGGCGAGCGCCATGGCGTCCTGGACTGCGCGCCCTGGCACCGCATCCACGGCGTGCAGGTCGATGCGCAGGGCCGCGTCTATGCGCTGAGCGAGCGCGACAACATGCTGCTGGTGTTCGAAGCGCCATCGGTGCGGCGGACCCCGGATCGCGCGGTGCCGTCAGGCGGCGTCAAGAGCCACTTGTTCGTGCTGTCGCGCGACGGCCAGCGCGCCTACGTCACCAGCCTGCTGTCGCACACCGTGACGCTGGTCCATCCCCACGATGGCACGCGCGCGCCGGTGGCTGCGCACGCCGGCCTGCGGCCGGAAGGCTGCTGCCTGAGTCCCGACGAATCGATGCTCTATGTCGCCAGCCGCGACGAGCACCGGATCACGCGGCTGGATGCCCACACCCTCGCAGAATTGGGTACGGCCGCTACCGGCGAGGACCCGACCCGGCTTTACTGGTCGCCCTGCAAGCGGCTGATCGCACTCAACTATGGCGAGCGCAGCCTGCGCTTGTTCGACCCGCACACGCTGGTGGAGCTGGCGCGGGTCGATACCGGCGCGAAACCCATCGCGCTGGCCTTTCATCCGGCTGACCCGGACCGTGCCTGGCTGGCCCTGAACGACGACAGCGTCAGCGTGCTGGATCTGCGCACGCTGGCCTTGCGCCATGCCTTTGCCACGGGCAAGGAGCCGGACGGGCTGGCCATCCTGGCGCTGCCGCAACCATAACGCGGGCACCGTAACACCGGACACACCACCGCAGCCCCGGCGCCCTGGCCGGTCGCGACCCTCGGAGGAGACCATGACCATTTCCCGGCAAGCGGGCGGCGCCCGCGCGCCCGCCCTCGATGCGCCCGCCGCCATCCCGGCCCAGCGCTGGTGGCGCGTGATCCCGCCCATCCTGATGGTGTGCATCGTGTCCTATATGGACCGCGTCAATATCGCCTTCGCCATGCCCGGCGGCATGAGCGAGGCGCTCGGCATCAGCGCCGGCATGGCGGGCCTGGCCGGCGGCATCTTCTTTGCCGGCTACCTGTTCCTGCAGATTCCCGGCGGCAAGCTGGCAGTACGCGGCAGCGGCCGCAGGTTTATCGCCTGGTCGATGCTGGCGTGGGCGGTGCTGTCGGTGCTGACCGGGCTGGTGCGCAACGAGACCGAACTGCTGATCCTGCGCTTTGCGCTGGGCGTGGCCGAGGGCGGCATGCTGCCGGTGGTGCTGACCATGGTCGGCAACTGGTTTCCCGATCACGAGCGCGGCCGCGCCAATGCGCTGGTGATCCTGTTCGTGCCGATCGCGGGCATGATTACCGCGCCGCTGTCGGGGCTGGTCATCGCCGCGCTCGACTGGCGCTGGCTGTTTATCATCGAAGGCCTGGTTTCGGCGCTGTGCCTGGGCGTCTGGTGGCTGCTGGCCTGCGACCGTCCGCAGGAAGCCCGCTGGATCAGCACGGCCGAACGCAACTATGTGCTGGGCCGCCTGCATGCGGAGCAACGGCACGCCCCGCCGGCGAGCGAGCCGGCCACGCGCACGGTGCTGGCGCGGCTGCTGCGCGATGCCGTGATCTGGCGCCTGATTGCCCTGAATTTCCTGTACCAGATGGGCGTCTACGGCTACACCCTGTGGCTGCCGACCATCCTCAAGAACCTGACCCAGGGTGGCATGGGGCAGGTCGGCCTGTTGGCCATGGTGCCCTACGTGGGCACCATGGCCGGCATTCTGCTGGTGTCGGCGTGGTCGGATCGCAGCGGGCGCCGCCGCGCCTTTGTGATGTGGCCGCTGCTGGCCTTTGCCGCCTGCCTGGCCGGATCGGTCTGGTTCCATGCCAACACCTGGCTGGCCTATGCGCTGCTGGTGGGCTGCGGGGTCTGCCTGCAAGCGGCTGCAGGCGTGTTCTGGACCTTGCCGCCACGGCTGCTGGCGGCCGACGAAGCTGGCGTGGCGCGCGGCCTGATCAATGCGCTCGGCAATCTCGGCGGGTTCTGCGGGCCGTATGCGGTGGGGCTGCTGATCCAGCATGTCGATGCCGGTGCCGGCGTCTACCTGCTGGCAGGCGCGCTGATGCTGGCCGCAGCGCTGGCGGCAACGTTGCCGGAGCGCTGCCGATGACGCGCGGCCTTGCGTCCGACGGCGGGCCGCTGGCCATCGTCGACGCCCATCACCACCTGTGGCGGCTCGATCGCGGCCATTATCCCTGGCTGCAGGACGCCTACCAGCCGGCCAGGTTTTTCCTGGGCGACTACCAGGCGCTGCGGCGGGACTACCTGGCGACGCAATACCGGCGCGATACGCAAGACCACGGCGCGGGCCGCGTCACGGTGCTTGCCACCGTCCATGTCGAAGCCGAGCGTGACCGCGGCGAGGCCGTCGCCGAAACCGCGTGGCTGCACGAGCCTGGCTTGCCGCGGGGCATGGCCGCCGCCGTGGTGGCCTACGCGCCGTTCGGCACGCCCGGCTGCGCCGCCCTGCTGGCGCGCCAGGCGAGGTTCGCGCGGGTGCGCGGCATCCGCTGCAAGCCGTTGGTCGCGGAGCGGCCGGGTACCTCGGTGGCCGGCAAGGCTGGCTCGATGCAGGACCAGGCCTGGCTGGATGACCTGGCACGCCTGCCGCGGCACGGGTTGTCATGGGATCTGCGGGTACCGTTCTGGCACCTTGGCGAGGCGGCGCAGGTGGCCGCCGCCCTGCCCGATCTGCGGATTGCGCTGAACCACGCCGGCCTGCCGCTGGACCGCTCCGATGCCGGCCTGGCGCATTGGCGCCGCGGCATGGAGGCGCTCGCCGCCTGCCCCAACGTGATGGTAAAGCTTTCCGAGTTCGGGCTGCCCGGCGGCCGCTGGGACGCGCCGGGTAATCTTCGCATCGTGCGCGAGACGCTGGCCATCTTCGGCCATGAGCGCGCGATGTTCGGCAGCAATCTCCCGGTCGCGTCGCTGAGCGCAGGCTTCGGCACGGTGCTGGGCACAGTCTGCAAGGCCTTGCCGGATCCCACCGCGCGGGCCCTTGTGCTAGTGGAAAATGCCGTGCGTTTCTACCGCATTGCGCGTGCAGACATGGCGCAACTTCCCGTTTGCGTATAGGCCGCTTCGGATCCAGCTGAGCCAGCGGCCGCGCCGGCCGCGTGCGTGCTATAAGGGCGTGACGCCTCGCACACCGCCATGTCCGACCCCCTGAACCTGTTGTCCAGCGCCGCCACGCTGCGCAAGCGCCTGCAGATGCGGCACCTGCGCCTGGTGCTGGCGCTGGCCGGGCATGGCACGCTGCGCGGTGCCGCCGCCGAGATGGCGCTGACCCAGCCGGCGGCCACCAAGGCGCTGCAGGAACTGGAAGACACCGTGGGCGCGCTGCTGTTTACGCGCCACGCCCGCGGCATTGCGCCGACGCTGTTCGGCGAAGCGCTGATCCGCTACGCGCGCGTGGTGCTGTCCGACCTCGATGCGCTGCGCGACGAGTTTGCCGCGATCGCCATGGGCGAGATCGGCAGGGTGCGGATCGGCGCCATCCTCGCTCCGGTGCCCGACCTGCTGGCCGGCGCCATCAACGGGCTGAAGGCGCGCTATCCGCAATTGCTGATCTCGCTGCAGGTGGATACCAGCGACGTGCTGGTGCAGGCGCTGCGCCAGGATGGCCTCGACGTGGTGTTGGGCCGCATCCCCGCGGACGCGCTGGCGCAAGACCTGGCCTTCGAGCCGCTGTGCGAGGAGCCCTTGTCGATCGTGGCCGGCACGGCCCACCCGCAGGCCGGCAAGCGCGCCGTGCGGCTGGCGGCGCTGGCGCGCTGTCCATGGATCATCCAGCCCGCTGCCAGCCCGATGCGGCAGATCATCGACCAGGCGTTCCGCGACGCGCGCGTGC
The sequence above is a segment of the Cupriavidus sp. MP-37 genome. Coding sequences within it:
- a CDS encoding amidohydrolase, translated to MTRGLASDGGPLAIVDAHHHLWRLDRGHYPWLQDAYQPARFFLGDYQALRRDYLATQYRRDTQDHGAGRVTVLATVHVEAERDRGEAVAETAWLHEPGLPRGMAAAVVAYAPFGTPGCAALLARQARFARVRGIRCKPLVAERPGTSVAGKAGSMQDQAWLDDLARLPRHGLSWDLRVPFWHLGEAAQVAAALPDLRIALNHAGLPLDRSDAGLAHWRRGMEALAACPNVMVKLSEFGLPGGRWDAPGNLRIVRETLAIFGHERAMFGSNLPVASLSAGFGTVLGTVCKALPDPTARALVLVENAVRFYRIARADMAQLPVCV
- a CDS encoding alpha-ketoacid dehydrogenase subunit beta, whose translation is MARKLSIKLAINEAIDQEMTRDPSVIMLGEDIVGGAGADGEKDAWGGVLGVTKGLYAKHGDRLLDTPLSESAYVGAAIGAAACGMRPIAELMFIDFMGVCFDQIFNQAAKFRYMFGGKAETPVVIRAMVGAGFRAAAQHSQMLTPLFTHIPGLKVVCPSTPYDTKGLLIQAIRDNDPVIFCEHKNLYGLEGDVPEGAYAIPFGEANIVRDGKDVSIVTYGLMVHRALEAAATLAKEGIEAEIVDLRTLSPLDIDTVLESVENTGRLVVVDEASPRCNIATDISGQVAQQAFGALKAGIEMVCPPHTPVPFSPTLEDLYIPSAAQIANAARKTVKGGKH
- a CDS encoding LysR family transcriptional regulator, yielding MSDPLNLLSSAATLRKRLQMRHLRLVLALAGHGTLRGAAAEMALTQPAATKALQELEDTVGALLFTRHARGIAPTLFGEALIRYARVVLSDLDALRDEFAAIAMGEIGRVRIGAILAPVPDLLAGAINGLKARYPQLLISLQVDTSDVLVQALRQDGLDVVLGRIPADALAQDLAFEPLCEEPLSIVAGTAHPQAGKRAVRLAALARCPWIIQPAASPMRQIIDQAFRDARVPPPDDVIETSSIMATLPLLAGSERVAVVPEAIARYFAALGALAILPVPLRGRLVPYGLVTRKRRASTPGMRLLADALRAACACSQPGTGTTTSPRRRAG
- a CDS encoding YncE family protein; the protein is MDTRWIAVLVEKFGHSFSGYDLHSGERRFSVALPEYPHEFAVDRDRLLGYVGHYGVQTFAHPGDGGAAVIAVDLARGERHGVLDCAPWHRIHGVQVDAQGRVYALSERDNMLLVFEAPSVRRTPDRAVPSGGVKSHLFVLSRDGQRAYVTSLLSHTVTLVHPHDGTRAPVAAHAGLRPEGCCLSPDESMLYVASRDEHRITRLDAHTLAELGTAATGEDPTRLYWSPCKRLIALNYGERSLRLFDPHTLVELARVDTGAKPIALAFHPADPDRAWLALNDDSVSVLDLRTLALRHAFATGKEPDGLAILALPQP
- a CDS encoding ATP-NAD kinase family protein — protein: MGQPRSADAPLVGIIANPVSARDIRRVIANANSLQLSDRVNIVLRLLAALSACGVRRVLMMPDREGLRVMLARHLAHRQGPDSSLPEVAYLDMPVASRVDDTLHAARCMADAGVAAIIVLGGDGTHRAVVRECGAVPIAGLSTGTNNAYPEMREPTVTGLATGLYATGRIPASQALASNKRLDIVIRDGNGNFRRDIALVDAVISHEHFIGARALWKTETLAAVYVSFADPEAIGLSSIAGLLEPVGRREAGGLAIELAAPGAGEFDLRAPIAPGLMCTVPIAGWQRLAHGRPHRVRQRSGVVALDGERELTFGPDDEVTVTLHDHAFRSIDVAACMRHAARHHLMRSVPQHALA
- a CDS encoding thiamine pyrophosphate-dependent dehydrogenase E1 component subunit alpha; translation: MTARASQDTAALPLDKETLLTVYRKMRTIRDFEERLHVDFARGDIPGFVHLYAGEEAAGVGILHHLHDGDRIASTHRGHGHCIAKGVDPVAMMKEIYGKKGGSCNGKGGSMHIADLSKGMMGANGILGAGAPLICGAALAAKFRGKGEVGITFCGDGASNQGTFLESLNLAAVWNLPVIFVIENNGYAESTSRDYGTAVDSYVDRAAGFGIPGVTVDGTDFFAVHEAAGEVIRRAREGGGPSLLECKMVRFYGHFEGDAQTYRAAGELDDIRANKDCLKLFGRTVTQAGVVAREELDAIDREVAALIEHAVQEAKAAPQPGPEDLLTDVYVSY
- a CDS encoding MFS transporter, translating into MTISRQAGGARAPALDAPAAIPAQRWWRVIPPILMVCIVSYMDRVNIAFAMPGGMSEALGISAGMAGLAGGIFFAGYLFLQIPGGKLAVRGSGRRFIAWSMLAWAVLSVLTGLVRNETELLILRFALGVAEGGMLPVVLTMVGNWFPDHERGRANALVILFVPIAGMITAPLSGLVIAALDWRWLFIIEGLVSALCLGVWWLLACDRPQEARWISTAERNYVLGRLHAEQRHAPPASEPATRTVLARLLRDAVIWRLIALNFLYQMGVYGYTLWLPTILKNLTQGGMGQVGLLAMVPYVGTMAGILLVSAWSDRSGRRRAFVMWPLLAFAACLAGSVWFHANTWLAYALLVGCGVCLQAAAGVFWTLPPRLLAADEAGVARGLINALGNLGGFCGPYAVGLLIQHVDAGAGVYLLAGALMLAAALAATLPERCR